From the genome of Triticum dicoccoides isolate Atlit2015 ecotype Zavitan unplaced genomic scaffold, WEW_v2.0 scaffold239751, whole genome shotgun sequence:
AAGCCATTGTCGGCGAGGTTGAGCTCGCTAAGCTGCTTCCAAGAACGGATTCCCCGGAGCAACTGACCAGATAGCGAGTTGTTGTGGAGGACGAGCCGGCCGAGTTCTGCTAGGCTGCCAAGAGAGGAGGGAAGAGGTCCAGAGAGCATGTTGCCGTCTGCCGATAGCTCGTACAGCTTGGCGACGGATCCAATTTCCGAGGGGATGCTCCCGGTCAGCCGGTTGTTGGAGATAACCAGCTTGGACAGGTTGGCCGCGCCGGCGATGACCGGGGAGATCTCCCcgctgagctggttgtcgttgagctcGAGAAGCGCCATGTGCGGCAGGCCCCAGACCGCGCCGGGCACGTCGCCGTCGAGCCTGTTCTTGGACAGCCGGACCCGTCGCAGCCTATGGCACCGCCCGAGCCCCTCGGGGATGCGCCCAGTGAGCGCATTATTGAGCATCAACAGCTCCTCCAGCTCGCCGCGGTCGCATATGCCCCTTgggatctcgccggagatggagTTGTCGGACAGGTCCAGGCACACCAGCGGCGTGTTCTTGCCGAGGTCGGCCGGCAGCGTGCCGTTCAGCCGGTTCGAGAACAGGCGCAACTCAACGAGCGAGGACGCCTTCGCCGCGGACTCCGGCACGGGCCCTGTGAGCGAGTTCAAGTACAGGTGCAGGCTCTCCAGCTTTGGCGCCTTGAACAGGTCATCCGGGATGGCGCCGCCGAGGCGGTTCATGGAGATGTCTATGCTCCTGAGCTCCGCGAGCTTGCCGAATCCCTTCGGGATTGGGCCGGAGAGCGAGTTGTTGTACAGCTCGATCTGAACGGCGCTTGTCAGAACGGCAATCTGCGGTGGTATCGGGCCGGTGAGCGCGTTCAGCGACAGGTCGAGGTCGGTGAGGT
Proteins encoded in this window:
- the LOC119345462 gene encoding receptor-like protein kinase HSL1; protein product: MAAFLPLLLLAVAANAVAPSLGLNQDGLYLLDAKRALAASASALADWNPRDATPCGWTGVLCVDGAVTEVSLPNANLNGSFPAALCRLPRLQSLNLRENYIGPDIAAKAVAGCKALVRLDLYMNTLVGPLPDALADLPDLVYLSLEANNFSGPIPESFGTFKKLQSLSLVNNLLGGKVPAFLGRVSTLRELNMSYNPFAPGPVPAELGDLPALRVLWLAGCNLVGSIPASLGRLANLTDLDLSLNALTGPIPPQIAVLTSAVQIELYNNSLSGPIPKGFGKLAELRSIDISMNRLGGAIPDDLFKAPKLESLHLYLNSLTGPVPESAAKASSLVELRLFSNRLNGTLPADLGKNTPLVCLDLSDNSISGEIPRGICDRGELEELLMLNNALTGRIPEGLGRCHRLRRVRLSKNRLDGDVPGAVWGLPHMALLELNDNQLSGEISPVIAGAANLSKLVISNNRLTGSIPSEIGSVAKLYELSADGNMLSGPLPSSLGSLAELGRLVLHNNSLSGQLLRGIRSWKQLSELNLADN